From one Planococcus citri chromosome 3, ihPlaCitr1.1, whole genome shotgun sequence genomic stretch:
- the LOC135840818 gene encoding uncharacterized protein LOC135840818 isoform X13 yields the protein MTEVWTNVYDNLFPSPPPLKEIAAITIALRLWRQEINSHRIKNTLNQLSLQQDILSSDSLPRIPATIISFIKIYIKRAGLSIKQWLDDHRNIFGREIFNDFIDFEGDFDGSIHYVRTAKRLVLCDRIDKIVRFKLACWYCFEDDIVQIWPSVSNDFKVTNVSFSSVPLPYYWMCRLKNQMYKLPRPNIAGQTVEKQIFRNDFPAQSSKEYFWNRLDVDTRLRIPREPHEHFAKIYSRYLLAKCNELELDQFVKEGGYRFITTLLNCKGSCTNDDFQCRARYFRAMWPLVKNRMGGKRIFRLIRRIAQMLYNYMRAPIDTSVCCELWNTLPDHVKPEVTLAISKENLFQTLYSYPGVHTNSSSLLNFLFAVLSDAQVEEKNQFWSINWIKLMDVMCTTQLNQLLILCFDDDADKITEFKTTSLNALGNIRVRCSKLLYDLSLEDLNEFLNFCYPDEQTRKSIRLNLLVEDFKLNYSNLKKVSPALIDFINDTYDDVNLATDFKTQLLFSPSTLGLFGQMNFDVNRRAILSAIDIIAPSQQIARDFKKLHIFPIFERRLRTGSLLEFAEGEFSNFLRECLGSDDEIARFKETLSMDEIVQSMIRVATASGGPKYNSYLVQLLEWYFDTPQALEEFKARYADDDEFVMLTTRK from the coding sequence CTGCAATCACAATCGCTCTCCGATTATGGCGCCAAGAAATCAACTCACATCGTATTAAGAACACTTTGAATCAGCTCAGTCTGCAACAAGATATTCTTTCTAGTGACTCACTGCCTCGAATACCAGCCACGATTATTTCCTTTATTAAAATATACATCAAAAGGGCCGGACTGTCAATTAAGCAGTGGCTAGACGATCATCGGAATATATTCGgaagagaaattttcaacgatttcattgattttgagGGAGACTTCGACGGTTCAATACATTATGTGAGGACAGCCAAACGACTTGTGCTATGTGATCGAATCGACAAAATTGTGAGATTTAAATTAGCTTGTTGGTATTGCTTCGAAGATGATATTGTACAGATCTGGCCCTCAGTATCAAATGATTTCAAGGTTACaaacgtttcattttcatcggTTCCTCTGCCGTACTATTGGATGTGcagattgaaaaatcaaatgtatAAGTTACCTCGCCCAAACATTGCTGGCCAGACCgtagaaaaacaaattttccgCAATGATTTTCCTGCTCAGTCCTCGAAGGAATACTTTTGGAATCGTTTAGATGTGGATACTCGATTGCGAATACCCAGAGAGCCTCACGAGCATTTCGCCAAGATCTATAGTAGATATTTGCTCGCTAAATGTAATGAGCTGGAGCTCGATCAATTTGTTAAGGAAGGAGGGTACAGGTTTATTACTACGTTATTGAATTGTAAGGGAAGCTGTACTAACGACGATTTCCAATGCAGAGCGCGTTATTTCAGAGCAATGTGGCCACTCGTTAAAAATAGAATGGGTGGCAAAAGGATATTTCGCCTGATTAGAAGAATTGCTCAAATGCTGTATAATTACATGCGAGCACCAATCGATACATCTGTCTGCTGCGAGTTATGGAATACGTTACCAGATCATGTGAAACCTGAAGTAACTTTAGCTATCtcgaaagaaaatttgtttCAGACATTATATTCCTATCCAGGAGTACATACAAATAGTTCaagtttattaaattttttatttgccgtACTATCAGATGCGCAGGTAGaggaaaaaaaccaattttggagCATAAATTGGATCAAGTTGATGGATGTAATGTGCACAACTCAGTTGAATCAGTTGTTGATCTTATGCTTTGATGACGATGCAGATAAAATCACAGAGTTCAAAACGACCTCTTTAAATGCATTAGGAAATATCAGAGTAAGATGTTCGAAATTACTATACGATCTGTCTTTGGAAGACCTAaacgagtttttgaatttttgctatCCCGATGAGCAAACACGTAAAAGTATAAGACTGAACTTATTAGTGGAAGATTTCAAGCTGAATTACAGTAACCTCAAGAAGGTATCTCCTGCATTGATAGATTTCATCAACGATACTTACGACGACGTTAATCTTGCAACAGATTTCAAAACCCAATTGCTATTTTCTCCCTCTACACTGGGATTGTTTGGtcaaatgaattttgatgtCAATCGACGTGCTATACTATCTGCTATCGACATAATAGCGCCGTCACAACAAATTGCGCGTGACTTCAAAAAACTGCATATATTTCCTATTTTTGAGCGAAGGCTACGTACTGGATCTTTACTCGAGTTTGctgaaggtgaattttcaaattttttgcgcgAGTGTTTGGGAAGTGATGACGAAATAGCAAGATTCAAAGAGACTTTGTCTATGGATGAGATTGTTCAAAGTATGATTCGGGTCGCGACAGCATCCGGCGGTCCGAAATATAATTCTTATTTGGTACAACTTTTAGAGTGGTATTTCGACACCCCGCAGGCGCTCGAAGAGTTTAAAGCTAGATATGCTGATGATGATGAGTTTGTGATGTTAACTACTCGTAAGTGA